Genomic window (Pseudovibrio brasiliensis):
CACCAACAAAGTCCATCTCTTACGATGCAGAAGAGCTGCCAGGCCTGCTGATGAAGCGCCACCAGCACTTTGATCGCCTCGTTGCAACAGCATCACAGCTGCCAGCGATCCCGACTTCTGTTGTTTGCCCAGACGACGCAAACTCCCTCGGCGGTGCTGTCATGGCAGCTCAGGCTGGCCTGATCATCCCAATCCTCTGTGGCCCTGAAAAACGCATTCAGGCAGCTGCTGACAAGATTGGCGCTGACATCTCCGGCTACGAGTTGATCGATACACCTGACGAAGGTTCTGCAGCTGCAAAAGCTGTTGCGCTGGTTCACGAAGGCCGCGTTCGCTCCGTCATGAAGGGGCACCTGCACACCGACGACCTGCTGCGCCACGTTGTGAAGCGCGAAGGTGGTCTGCGCACCAAGCGTCGCCTGTCCCACGCATTCGTAATGGATGTTCCAGGCCGTGAAACACCGCTGATCGTATCTGATGCGGCTATCAACATTGCGCCGGACCTGATGTCCAAAGTGGACATCACTCAGAACGCGATCGACGTTGCACGTTCTATCGGCATTCAGCCTCCAAAAGTTGGTATCCTGTCTGCTCTGGAAACTGTGAACCCAGCGATTCCATCCACCATCGATGCAGCTGTGCTGTCCAAGATGGCTGACCGTGGTCAGATCAAAGGCGGTATCGTTGACGGCCCTCTGGCAATGGATAACGCGATTGACCTTGAAGCTGCTCGCACCAAAGGCATTGAGTCCGTTGTTGCTGGCCGTGCAGAAGTGCTGATCGTGCCAAACCTTGAAGCTGGCAACATGGTTGTGAAAGAGCTGACCTTCCTCGCACATGCGGAAACAGCTGGTCTCGTAACCGGTGCTCGCGTTCCGATCATCCTCACCAGCCGCGCAGATAATGATCGTGCGCGCCTCGTATCCTGTGCTCTGGCTTCCATGTACGATTACTACCTGCGTACTGGCGAAGCATTCAATGGTGAGCAGGATCTGGCAGAAGCTGCAGAGTAATTCGGGATAGCTGAGAATATAATAATGACAATCGAAACAATTCTTGTTCTGAACGCTGGTTCATCCTCCATCAAATTCCAGCTGTTCAAAGGCGAGGAAAGTGTGCTTTCCGGCCAGATCGACGGTCTGGGTGCTTCTGCCTGGATTAAGGGTAAATCTGCTGAAGGCGTAACGATCATGGATCGTGCGCTTTCTGAAGAAGAAGCTCAGAACCACAACACCGCACTGCAGGTGATCCTTGCTCTGCTGAAAGAGTTTGATCCAAACCTCGAAGTGGACGCAATCGGTCACCGTGTCGTTCATGGTTCTTCCAAGTATTCTGCACCTGTGCTGGTAACGGAAGAAGTTGCTGCAGAACTGGAAACGTTCAACCCGCTCGCACCTCTGCATAACCCGCATAACCTTGCAGGTATCGCTGGCGCAAAGGCGGCATTCCCGGGCAAGCCAAACGTTGCGTGTTTTGACACCGCGTTCCACCGCACCCAGGAGTTCAAGAACGAAGCCTACGCGATCCCAACCAAGTACTACGATGAAGGTATTCGTCGTTACGGCATGCACGGCCAGTCCTTCCACTACATCGCGGAAGAGCTGCACAACGTGGCACCAGAAGTAGCCAACGGCAAAGTCGTTGTAGCTCACCTCGGCAACGGTGCATCTATGTGTGCGATCGAAAACGGCAAGTCTGTCACCACCACCATGGGCTTCACTCCGGTTGATGGTCTGGCAATGGGCACCCGTTCTGGTCTGATCGATCCGGGCGTTATCTTCTACCTGATTGAAAACAAAGGCATGTCCGCGAAAGAAGTTGCGAACCTGCTGAACAAGGAATCCGGTATGAAGGGCCTCTCCGGCATCTCGCAGGACATGCGCGATCTGGAAAACTCCGACAGCCCGGACGCGAAACGCGCGCTCGACTACTACGACAACCGCATCAAGCGTGAGCTTGGCGCTCTGGTCGCAGTCATGGGCGGTCTGGATGCGATCGTCTTCACCGGTGGTATTGGTGAAAACTCATCCCAGACACGTGCAGGCGTTTGTAAGGGTCTTGAGTTCCTCGGCGTGGAAATCGATGAGGAAGCAAATAAGGCTCGCGCGAAGGAAGCCATCACAATTTCTAAAGCCTCTTCCAAGGTTAAGGTCATGGCGATCCCAACCAACGAAGAAGCAATGATTGCACGCCAGACTCGCGCAATCTGCGAGGCATAATCGACCCAAAAGTGGTGTTGATCACAGCGTTTTAGCCGCCCTTTTCTTATACGAAAAGGGCGGCTTCTTTTTTTGCTTGCCTATACGTACAAGAGCAGACGGGATAGTTGCCCAATCATGTTTACAGTGGTTGAATTATCAAATTAAGTTATATATTGAGGCGTGCATCTCAATTATACATAACTTCAAAAAATCTGGCATTCCTATGATCATTGCTGCAACCACATTGGCACTTCCAGCATCTCTGCAAGCCGCTGAGTTGCGTCTGGTGGAATACCATCAACGAAATCTGGCATACATTATCGTTCCCAAGACAGATAAAAAGCTGCAGGCCCTCGTACTCTTTCATGATTGGGGTGGATTGACCGAAGAGGCGATCCTACAAGCCGCAAAAATCGCGGAAGAAGGCTATGTCGTGTTTCTTCCGGATTTGTTTGGTGGCAAGGCCCCAAAGACCAGAGAAGAAGCTCAGCCACTCGTTGAAAAGATCCTGAAGACAGACCACAAGCAAGAGCTTATGGCGAACGTTCACTCTGGTCTTCAACTGCTGGAAAGTGTTGATGACGTGGAACCGGATGAGGTGTCCATTTGCGGCTTCGGCATGGGCGAGCAAGTTGCAACTTACATCTCAAAAAGTGATATAAGGCCAACGCTGCCACTTCTGGCTGAGGCATAAGGTCTTCGCCTTACAACTGCCATTTTGTAGTCCCACGCATTGCATCCTCACGTCTGAACCAATACTACAAGACCCAGATATTTATTGCTTCGAGAGGAGGGGCGCATGTCCTCACCAGTTACTGCTGTCGTGTTTGATATCGGCAATGTTCTGATCGCTTGGGATCCAGAGAACCTTTACAAGGATCTCATTCCGGATGCTTCAGAGCGCGAACATTTTCTGAATGAAGTTTGCCCTTACGACTGGAATCTGGAGCAGGACAGAGGTCGCCCTTGGAGCGAAGCCATTGATGAGCGTTTGGCAAAGTTCCCGCAGTATGAAGAGTGGATCAAAGCCTACTACGAGCGTTGGGAAGAAATGCTGGCCGGCGCGATTGAGGCCAATGTCGCACTCCTTAAAGAACTCAAGGACAAGGGTATTTCTCTGTACGCCATCACCAACTTCTCTACTGAGAAGTTTGAGGATGCAAAGCGCCTGTTCCCGTTCCTGGCGGACAGCTTCATCGATACCGTGATCTCTGGTGATGAGCAACTTCTGAAGCCTGATGCGGCGATCTACAACGTGCTGCTGGAAAGAAACCAGCTCGAAGCCTCCAACCTTGTCTTCATCGACGACACACTCAAAAACGTTGAAGCAGCCCAGGGCGTCGGCATGAAAGCGCTCCACTTTTCCGAAGCAGACAAACTCCGCTCCGAACTAAAACAGCTCGGCCTGCCACTATAAGAACAATGAGGTCATCCCGGGCGAAGCGTAGCTGAGACCCGGGATCCAGAGCATCTTGCTTAAACATCAGCGATCGTTGCGCTAGATCCCGCATTCTATGCGGGATGACGGCGATAGACTCAGTCAAAAGCAACTGAACTTCGCCTAAAAAACTTATCCCCCTCGCTCAAAACCTCCTTAAGCTTGTCCATGTGCCCACGCATTCGGGCAGGAGTGGACCGTCCATTCCGTGGCATGGGCGGGGTTGGGCTACCGGCATGAGGTAACGTATCGTGTCGGGAGGTCCGGTGAAGCGCCATACCCTATTGAGACCACAGTGGTAGTAGGGAGCTTGGGGTCGTTCCGGAGGGCGTCCGGTGGTGACAGGAAACTGTCAAAGGCATGAAAGCGCATCTGTGATGCGCAAACGTGCCTGTCGCGTCTGTCCGAGAGGGAGCCCGCGTGTTCATGATAAAAGGCCCGGGCGAGGCGAACAGCCAATGCCGAAGAAACATTTCTAACAAGTAGCGCAGGCAGAGCCTGTTCGCCTTGCTCCACCCGTTGAAACGGGGTCCTCAAACACAAACACCGCAGGGCGAACCATGCGGTGATATTCGTGCTTGTTAGCTTGTGTGGGTCAGAAAGCTAGATCTGGTGGCCGCAGTGGCCCTCTTCAAACGCCCAGATGCCCAGGCCTTCACCTTCCTCTAAAATAGCGTAGGCAACGTGGATATCCACGCTGGCAGGAATGTCTACGCTGAAGAGTGGTGGGTCAGCATCAATGTCCTCACAGGTGCAGCCCAGCTTCTCAAGCTTGGCCCACTGCTTGGAGAACTCGTCTGGCTGTGTCGTCTCTTCCACCATGATGCGGTAAGTGGAGTGACCGGAAGCCTTGGCCACCTTGTCAAAGACCAGCTGCCCTTTTTCACGATTTGCCAGCAGCTCATCACCATTGGCCACGCCGCAAGCGAAGAACGGAGTGTTCTCCAGCTTATAGCGATTGCCACCGAGCGAGCGTACCCACACAGTTTCACTTTCAATGCCGTGCCAGTCATGCGGATCCAGCGGGAAAACCAGTTTGTGCAGATTGCTGTTCTTATTCATGGGGCCTCACAAAATCTAAGCGCAATATACTCATGCGTTCGGGCGAAGCAACCGACATCTTGAGGGAATGTGTTCATAGCGTAACCGGGCTGCGATTTAGGTTAAGCCCAGCTGCAGAACAGAGGAAATTTGAAGGAAGTAGCTATGAAAAAAGCCGGAGCGTTTGCCCCGGCTTTGATCGATCAAAACTGATCAGAATTCTTAGTCGCGCAGCAGATCGTTCACTGAAGTTTTTGCAC
Coding sequences:
- a CDS encoding bifunctional enoyl-CoA hydratase/phosphate acetyltransferase: MATNRTYDQIQVGDSVTRSRICTANDLYVFAHASGNINPLHLPNAQWEGIEKKDGPSAPFMWGATLISAVVGNYLPGPGCVYRDQTLSFHNKVKVDQVLDVTVTVLEKLPNNIIRLATSVKVDDGTLVAEGEAQVEAPTKSISYDAEELPGLLMKRHQHFDRLVATASQLPAIPTSVVCPDDANSLGGAVMAAQAGLIIPILCGPEKRIQAAADKIGADISGYELIDTPDEGSAAAKAVALVHEGRVRSVMKGHLHTDDLLRHVVKREGGLRTKRRLSHAFVMDVPGRETPLIVSDAAINIAPDLMSKVDITQNAIDVARSIGIQPPKVGILSALETVNPAIPSTIDAAVLSKMADRGQIKGGIVDGPLAMDNAIDLEAARTKGIESVVAGRAEVLIVPNLEAGNMVVKELTFLAHAETAGLVTGARVPIILTSRADNDRARLVSCALASMYDYYLRTGEAFNGEQDLAEAAE
- a CDS encoding acetate/propionate family kinase, coding for MTIETILVLNAGSSSIKFQLFKGEESVLSGQIDGLGASAWIKGKSAEGVTIMDRALSEEEAQNHNTALQVILALLKEFDPNLEVDAIGHRVVHGSSKYSAPVLVTEEVAAELETFNPLAPLHNPHNLAGIAGAKAAFPGKPNVACFDTAFHRTQEFKNEAYAIPTKYYDEGIRRYGMHGQSFHYIAEELHNVAPEVANGKVVVAHLGNGASMCAIENGKSVTTTMGFTPVDGLAMGTRSGLIDPGVIFYLIENKGMSAKEVANLLNKESGMKGLSGISQDMRDLENSDSPDAKRALDYYDNRIKRELGALVAVMGGLDAIVFTGGIGENSSQTRAGVCKGLEFLGVEIDEEANKARAKEAITISKASSKVKVMAIPTNEEAMIARQTRAICEA
- a CDS encoding dienelactone hydrolase family protein translates to MIIAATTLALPASLQAAELRLVEYHQRNLAYIIVPKTDKKLQALVLFHDWGGLTEEAILQAAKIAEEGYVVFLPDLFGGKAPKTREEAQPLVEKILKTDHKQELMANVHSGLQLLESVDDVEPDEVSICGFGMGEQVATYISKSDIRPTLPLLAEA
- a CDS encoding HAD family hydrolase, whose translation is MSSPVTAVVFDIGNVLIAWDPENLYKDLIPDASEREHFLNEVCPYDWNLEQDRGRPWSEAIDERLAKFPQYEEWIKAYYERWEEMLAGAIEANVALLKELKDKGISLYAITNFSTEKFEDAKRLFPFLADSFIDTVISGDEQLLKPDAAIYNVLLERNQLEASNLVFIDDTLKNVEAAQGVGMKALHFSEADKLRSELKQLGLPL
- a CDS encoding DUF4265 domain-containing protein, with the protein product MNKNSNLHKLVFPLDPHDWHGIESETVWVRSLGGNRYKLENTPFFACGVANGDELLANREKGQLVFDKVAKASGHSTYRIMVEETTQPDEFSKQWAKLEKLGCTCEDIDADPPLFSVDIPASVDIHVAYAILEEGEGLGIWAFEEGHCGHQI